In the genome of Capra hircus breed San Clemente unplaced genomic scaffold, ASM170441v1, whole genome shotgun sequence, one region contains:
- the LOC102180758 gene encoding GRAM domain-containing protein 4 isoform X2, producing the protein MERGSRRRPCLSAPLAPLCGGGTGPTTLTWLLSLTEEELRKLREETNAEMLRQELDRERQRRMELEQKVQEVLKARAEEAPAQQLPKGQAQVNNGAERRSQGLCPRVQKWFYEKFGEYVEDFRFQPEESAVETEEPLSARRLTENMRRLKRGAKPVTSFVKNLSALSDWYSIYTSAIAFTVYMNAVWHGWAIPMFLLLAILRLSLNYLIARGWRIQWSIVPEVSEVVEPPKEDLTVSEKFQLVLDVAQKAQNLFGKMADILEKIKNLFMWVQPETTQKLYVALWAAFLASCFFPFRLVGLALGLYAGIKFFLIDFIFKRCPRLRAKYDTPYIIWKSLPTDPQLKERSSTAASRRLQTASSRSCVSSAPAGLSRDEDAGRLHSAKKGNFHEIFNLTENERPLAACESGWRCCLINRDRKMPTDYIRNGVLYLCFESSKSGSSKRNKVIKLVDITDIQKYKVLSVLPGSGMGIAVSTPSTQKPLVFGAMVHRDEAFETIFSQYMKITSAAAAGSES; encoded by the exons ATGGAGCGGGGCAGCCGCCGCCGTCCGTGTCTGAGCGCTCCCTTGGCACCTCTGTGTGGGGGTGGGACAGGCCCCACGACGCTCACCTGGCTGCTCTCCCTCACAGAAGAGGAGCTCCGGAAGCTGCGAGAGGAAACGAACGCGGAGATGCTGCGGCAGGAGCTGGACCGTGAGCGGCAGCGGAGGATGGAGCTAGAGCAGAAAGTCCAGGAAGTGCTGAAGGCCAG AGCCGAGGAGGCGCCAGCTCAGCAGCTCCCGAAAGGACAAGCCCAGGTCAATAATGGAGCAG AACGGCGGAGCCAGGGGCTGTGCCCCCGGGTCCAGAAGTGGTTCTATGAGAAGTTCGGGGAGTACGTGGAGGACTTCCGGTTCCAGCCCGAGGAGAGTGCTGTGGAGACAGAGGAGCCCCTCAGTGCCCGGAG GCTGACCGAGAACATGAGGAGGCTCA AGCGCGGCGCCAAGCCCGTCACCAGCTTTGTGAAGAACCTCTCTGCCTTATCTGACTGGTACTCCATCTACACATCTGCCATCGCCTTCACC GTGTACATGAACGCCGTGTGGCACGGCTGGGCCATCCCCATGTTCTTGCTCCTTGCGATTCTGAGGCTGTCCCTCAATTACCTCATAGCCAG gggctggaggataCAGTGGAGCATTGTGCCCGAAGTGTCCGAAGTGGTG GAGCCTCCAAAGGAAGACCTGACCGTGTCTGAGAAGTTCCAGCTCGTGCTGGACGTTGCCCAGAAAGCCCAG AACCTCTTCGGCAAGatggcagacatcctggaaaagaTCAAGAA CCTGTTCATGTGGGTCCAGCCCGAGACCACCCAGAAGCTGTACGTGGCGCTGTGGGCCGCCTTCCTCGCCTCCTGCTTCTTCCCCTTCCGCCTGGTGGGGCTGGCCCTGG GCCTCTACGCCGGAATCAAGTTTTTCCTTATCGATTTTATCTTCAAACGCTGCCCGAGGCTGCGAGCCAAGTACGACACTCCGTACATCATTTGGAAGAGCCTCCCCACGGACCCCCAGCTCAAGGAGCGCTCCAGCACCGCCGCGTCGCGCAGG CTGCAGACGGCTTCCTCCCGGAGCTGTGTGTCCAGCGCACCTGCTGGCCTGAGCAGGGACGAGGACGCTGGCCGCCTGCACAGCGCCAAGAAGGGCAACTTCCACGAGATCTTCAACCTGACGGAGAATGAGCGTCCGCTGGCGG CGTGTGAGAGCGGCTGGCGGTGCTGCCTGATAAACCGGGACCGGAAGATGCCGACCGACTACATCAGAAACGGGGTCCT TTACCTGTGCTTTGAAAGCTCCAAGTCCGGCTCTTCCAAGAGGAACAAAGTCATCAAACTGGTGGACATCACGGACATCCAGAAG TACAAGGTCCTCTCTGTCCTGCCGGGGTCGGGCATGGGGATTGCTGTGTCCACGCCGTCGACCCAGAAG CCGCTGGTGTTCGGCGCCATGGTACACAGAGACGAGGCGTTCGAGACCATCTTCAGCCAGTACATGAAGATCACGTCCGCGGCCGCCGCCGGCAGCGAGAGCTAG
- the LOC102180758 gene encoding GRAM domain-containing protein 4 isoform X1, translating to MERGSRRRPCLSAPLAPLCGGGTGPTTLTWLLSLTEEELRKLREETNAEMLRQELDRERQRRMELEQKVQEVLKARAEEAPAQQLPKGQAQVNNGAERRSQGLCPRVQKWFYEKFGEYVEDFRFQPEESAVETEEPLSARRLTENMRRLKRGAKPVTSFVKNLSALSDWYSIYTSAIAFTVYMNAVWHGWAIPMFLLLAILRLSLNYLIARGWRIQWSIVPEVSEVVEPPKEDLTVSEKFQLVLDVAQKAQNLFGKMADILEKIKNLFMWVQPETTQKLYVALWAAFLASCFFPFRLVGLALGLYAGIKFFLIDFIFKRCPRLRAKYDTPYIIWKSLPTDPQLKERSSTAASRRLQTASSRSCVSSAPAGLSRDEDAGRLHSAKKGNFHEIFNLTENERPLAACESGWRCCLINRDRKMPTDYIRNGVLYVTENYLCFESSKSGSSKRNKVIKLVDITDIQKYKVLSVLPGSGMGIAVSTPSTQKPLVFGAMVHRDEAFETIFSQYMKITSAAAAGSES from the exons ATGGAGCGGGGCAGCCGCCGCCGTCCGTGTCTGAGCGCTCCCTTGGCACCTCTGTGTGGGGGTGGGACAGGCCCCACGACGCTCACCTGGCTGCTCTCCCTCACAGAAGAGGAGCTCCGGAAGCTGCGAGAGGAAACGAACGCGGAGATGCTGCGGCAGGAGCTGGACCGTGAGCGGCAGCGGAGGATGGAGCTAGAGCAGAAAGTCCAGGAAGTGCTGAAGGCCAG AGCCGAGGAGGCGCCAGCTCAGCAGCTCCCGAAAGGACAAGCCCAGGTCAATAATGGAGCAG AACGGCGGAGCCAGGGGCTGTGCCCCCGGGTCCAGAAGTGGTTCTATGAGAAGTTCGGGGAGTACGTGGAGGACTTCCGGTTCCAGCCCGAGGAGAGTGCTGTGGAGACAGAGGAGCCCCTCAGTGCCCGGAG GCTGACCGAGAACATGAGGAGGCTCA AGCGCGGCGCCAAGCCCGTCACCAGCTTTGTGAAGAACCTCTCTGCCTTATCTGACTGGTACTCCATCTACACATCTGCCATCGCCTTCACC GTGTACATGAACGCCGTGTGGCACGGCTGGGCCATCCCCATGTTCTTGCTCCTTGCGATTCTGAGGCTGTCCCTCAATTACCTCATAGCCAG gggctggaggataCAGTGGAGCATTGTGCCCGAAGTGTCCGAAGTGGTG GAGCCTCCAAAGGAAGACCTGACCGTGTCTGAGAAGTTCCAGCTCGTGCTGGACGTTGCCCAGAAAGCCCAG AACCTCTTCGGCAAGatggcagacatcctggaaaagaTCAAGAA CCTGTTCATGTGGGTCCAGCCCGAGACCACCCAGAAGCTGTACGTGGCGCTGTGGGCCGCCTTCCTCGCCTCCTGCTTCTTCCCCTTCCGCCTGGTGGGGCTGGCCCTGG GCCTCTACGCCGGAATCAAGTTTTTCCTTATCGATTTTATCTTCAAACGCTGCCCGAGGCTGCGAGCCAAGTACGACACTCCGTACATCATTTGGAAGAGCCTCCCCACGGACCCCCAGCTCAAGGAGCGCTCCAGCACCGCCGCGTCGCGCAGG CTGCAGACGGCTTCCTCCCGGAGCTGTGTGTCCAGCGCACCTGCTGGCCTGAGCAGGGACGAGGACGCTGGCCGCCTGCACAGCGCCAAGAAGGGCAACTTCCACGAGATCTTCAACCTGACGGAGAATGAGCGTCCGCTGGCGG CGTGTGAGAGCGGCTGGCGGTGCTGCCTGATAAACCGGGACCGGAAGATGCCGACCGACTACATCAGAAACGGGGTCCTGTACGTGACGGAGAA TTACCTGTGCTTTGAAAGCTCCAAGTCCGGCTCTTCCAAGAGGAACAAAGTCATCAAACTGGTGGACATCACGGACATCCAGAAG TACAAGGTCCTCTCTGTCCTGCCGGGGTCGGGCATGGGGATTGCTGTGTCCACGCCGTCGACCCAGAAG CCGCTGGTGTTCGGCGCCATGGTACACAGAGACGAGGCGTTCGAGACCATCTTCAGCCAGTACATGAAGATCACGTCCGCGGCCGCCGCCGGCAGCGAGAGCTAG